The Calypte anna isolate BGI_N300 chromosome 1, bCalAnn1_v1.p, whole genome shotgun sequence region GTGGGGAGATGTCTGGCAACACTACAGGACAAGTTCTTCCTTTTAATAAGGGAAACGGAGGATTAGGAAAGAATGCTACCAAACAGTTTTTACCTTCGGAAGTCCTCAGAGCTCCTCAGTATACACAGCTCCAATGATTCCTGGTTACTTCAGAGACAGTGTTGCTTGTTTCCTGGGGTAAGCGTAAAGCATGAAATGCAAACTTTCTATATCCCTTAACTGTTCCATTCATTCAGTTTCTTCAACACCACCAGTTCGCAAAAAGTAACCTAGAAGCAGAAAGCGAACCCAACACTTGGAGAccattgcttcatttttaatttatttacaagaAATCTCTGAGCGCTAcgcattcagaaaaaaatacttaaaagggggaagggggggattgGGAAACGACGGCAGGAGCCCTCAGACCAGCACCACCGTGTGCCACAGGATCAATCCAGGAGACAAGGCACCTACCGGGAGTAAGTGACCGTATGAACGCCTCGGCTCCGTACAAACCCGGAGCCCCTCCACATGCAGTCGACGGGGCCGGTGTTTCGGCACCAACTCCGCCCGATCCTTGCCGACTCCCTTCAAcccccccccgccgccgccagAGCCAGGCCCACCGCACCATCTCCACCGAGCGCCCCCGGCCTCATGGGTGACAACCCAGCCAGGGGGAAAGCAGCCACCCGGAGGAGCCGCCGACTGACAGCGAACCCAAGGAGAGACCCTCAAACCCCCGCACCCAGCAACCGCCCCTCCAACGGTTTTAACCGCCCAGGCCCGGCGCGGCCCCGCACTCACCGCCCATCGCCGCCTCGcacccccggccccgccgcgccgCTTCCGCCCCGCCGCGCACAGGGACAGGGAAGAGCCCCGCCCCTCTTCCCCCCActccccttctgcccccccccTTTTCCGTGCGGGGCACTCTGGGGGATGTAGTTCTCAAACCTTTCCCCGGGTGGTCATGCCGCTACGGCCGAACGGCATCATGGGAACTGTAGTTCTTCACGGCGCCCCGCCCCCCCACGCCGCGATGCCggctgggagttgtagtcccCGCATCCGAGGCCGCCAACCTTCACACCCTTCGACGCCCACTGGCTTCCCCGGCGCCCGCCGCTGCGCCGCCGGCCTCGCCTCCTTCCATCTGCCCCCCACCGTGTGTCCGCAGGGTGCCTGGCGCCTCTCCGCCTCAAAGCAGGGCTCTGCCGCTGTCACAGGCCCAGCTTGGCTCCTGCAGGCCTCAGCACCACGCCTTGTTCTGCCTTCTTCCAGCGTGAGGCCTGGCGCTGAGCAGTGTCGAAACTGCACGCACACCCGTGAGGCACATGGGGAATGGGGAGTCACGGTCACGACGTCCTGTACCTGCTGTAACAGCCAGCAGTTTGTACATAAGCGCAAAAAAGCCGTCCCTCACTTTGCAAACTCTCCGTAATTTCAATTCTTTGGTTCCCCTCTGCAGCCACAAGGCtcaaattgctttctttttttgcttgattGTTTGTAAAACAGGTGACGTTGTTATAAATTAGGTCCTAAAAATTGACCAGGACACGCCAATTAAAAACCAATTAGAATTTATTAGCAAGCgacaacaagcaaaaaacagcactgggtgctCGGGAGTCTCTGCTCCGACAAGACAGCACAACTTCCTTAAAGTTTCTTTGGTATTTATAGTCCTTTACGGCCGTGTGAGCCCGATGTTGCTGGGAAAGCTCGAAGTCTGTCGACCATACTAATTCTTCTTGAGCAGACACAGCTGACAATCCTAATTCTTCTTATGCAGACGCATCCTGTGTTTGGTTAACCCCTTTCTACACTAATTCTTCTTATGCAGACGCATCTTGTGTTTTGGTTAACCCCTTTCTACAAAGGTTATCCTTTAACGTTTAAACATGATTACACAGCATTTTGTCAGAATACGCTTTTTCTCTCTAAAGTACATTCTGCAGTTAACATCCTTATCTTCTTTCACTACTTCTATCTTGCCTTTATAAGTAAATACActaaaagttttcttcttaGGTTAAATGAGCAAACGTTATATGTAAGTTATTACAATTTGTCACAGTCACACAATGTTTTTGGCACATAACTTTGCGGTTAATACttctattttataaacaaagttATATAGGTTAAATGAACAAATATAACTTTATATGTAAATTATTACAACGTGATATCCTGGCTGCATGTCTGGGGAAAACACCaagtaaggaaaaaaccaataagtaaaaaatcacagaaatcagcAACACTGGCTCCACGCCCCAAATTTGCCTCTTCTTCCCATCCCTGATACACATACCCATACGTACTAAAAGAGGACTTTGAGAAGTGGTTAACAAACCCTGACCGAGAGACCACCACACCCAGTTTTGATTTTATCAACCACCCAACTAGCAAATAAACAGTATGAAAAGGCAGAATCACAGCTGAGGTTTTCACATCTCTGAGAAATTCTGGAGGACAATCCTGTCCAACTCCTTTCCCAGAGCAGTCAGCAAGCATTTTTGCAGCTAGATAAGAAGCTAGAATGGCAAAGGGGAAAGCAGTGGCCAGAAATTTCTCTGATTTggtgcaaaaatatttttgaactaaaaagaattaatataaaaacatgttttattaaGAAATCTCTGCCTTCATGTCCTGCCTTTCAAGATCATGGAAATATTTCACCAGCAGCTCATAATGTAACTGCCTGCAAGGACATATTTTGGAGTTGGACTAGGATTTGTGCTAGActctaaaatatttaacatctttatcaatggcctagaagaaaagagaatatcGCTGATAAACTCCACAGATGACACGAGGTCTGAGGGAAGGGTAAACAACGACATGGAGAGGCCACTGGTACAGGGTGACCTGATCATTTGGCAGCCAGGGGCAAACAAACATTCATTTCAATAAGGTCATTGATGAGCTCATTAATTTAGGAGCAACCAATGGAAGCTATACTTACCTGCCATTAAAACTTTATCCTGGGAAGCACAAAATTAAAGGGACAAAAGGGTCATGATGGATTACTGACTGCCAAGGTGATGCTGTGGCTAAAAAGACAACTTTCCTACAATCTCAGATGTATAAACAGTGAAATCACAAAGAAACAAGGAGCTATAACACATCTAGAGTTGCTTTGGGCTGCTGAAAGAGCATGTCTGATTTTGACACATTGATAAAGAGAACCTGGAAAGGGACAAGAATATGACTGAGCAACTAGTAAGACTCTCCCAATCAAAAATATCACAGAAGGTCAGCTAATTTAATTTACTGGAGAGCCAAGGAGTTGCAAGACCATAAAATTCATATAATGGTGACAGTGAACAAAAAACATCAGTAACTGTTTTTCTCAATGTATCTGGCAAAGCTATTAGAGGTTGAAGGTAGAaaacactaaaagaaaaaaaacaaaaccaaaaccacagtaCAAACAAGTCCCCTCTATACTCCATGTCTGTCATGAGATAAGGAGAATTGAGACCATTTACTGGAAATCATAGAAAATCATCTAACACTGGGAAGTTTTTCCTCCTAAAAGATCTAAACTCATAAAAATGAGAATCAATTATTGAAAATTTTGCAGCCATTTCTACTTTCATGATCGAATTAGACTACAGTGGCCTctgtttcttcacatttttttttcttcataatttttatttatttacttttaaacaCTGTGTACAGATTtcaccaggatttttttttctgaaaaaatacttctctgTATTATAAAAGTAACCCAATAAATATGTTACAAATGAGCACACAGAGTCAGTCATTGCCAACACCTATGGTTTTTTGgttctctcttctttccacaCCTCCTCAGTGTGCCTTGGCAGAACCGTTGGCTACAGAACAGGATCATTTGGGAaggtttttaaagtaaaaatttgcTTTACTGTACAGAAACTGTGGCAATTTATTTGACACATGAGAGCACAAAGGGAATAATGCTGATAGCTGTAGCTTAAAAGCTGTTCCTTGCATTTGTTAGTACCTCAAACAGAAGCTCTTAGGCAGTGATGGGGAGTTTAACTTCAGAGTGCTGGAAACAAACCAACCATACAAAAAACCCCTTTGTATGCTGCAAAAATTTTGTGTCATTTCAGCTCTCACAGTCTAAGGAAATAAGTAAACATTTATTGGAGGCGGCATGGTCTGTATTAAATGAAGTTGATACAAGATGAGAAACATGATTAGACATGGAAAAACTTCACATTCTTTTCAGGAGTTATTGCTTCAGACCAGAAAGAGGTGTTCAGAAGTCTGCCTGCTTCTTCCAATACTACTAGCTACTGTAGTACAAGATATACCCTCTCCCAGCAAATGCTTTCCTTGTAATAAGAAAGGCAGATTTAGTTTTTGGGTTTTAGGCACTATCTGTGGGCATTTGACATGGCCAGAATGAGCAGAAAATCCCATGGATTCTCCTCAGGCCTCTTTAAAAAGTCTCCCTGGTTTTACTTCTCTTGTGTACTTTTCTATCTGTGGCACAGAACACGTCAGGCTAGGAAAATCCTACCCTAACTATAATTTTCACAGGGAGATGACCTAGATGTGATTCTTCCATATACAATGGAGAGCACATTTGCTTTACCAACACCCACTTGTCCTCTAAGATCATCATCACAATGCACCCCATGAATAAAAACTTCTTGAACATACACCCCTATTCTATGTATATGTTTATAGAAAACTATATCCTGTACTAATATATCATTAACATATATAGTATTAGTTAATATAATGTATTAacatcagaaaaatataaattatgaaAGGATGAGATGGAGAATATaaacactattttaaaattattatctaATCAAGtgtacaaaatatattttcttcccaCACCCCACTTTGGAGACCACTGCTCTCAATATGCAACTACTTCAACCTACCCTAATGCATTGTCTCAGTGCCCATAATTTCACCTGATTCAGTTCTACCCTCTCTTCTTTGTTCAGTGGTGaaacttctgtttcttcccATCCATCTGGTTACCTCAGAGCCTGCCTTCACCTAGGTTATGGTATAGCAGAGCAGTTTCAGCTAGTTTGGTGGGGGATTTTGATTTggttcagtttcttttttaattctgtctaCAAATCTCTATTCCTCACTGAAGGTTTTTGAAGCACAATCATTTAGAAACAGCTACGCATTTTTCCACAGCTAAATGAACCTTTTTATCATCATTAATTATTTGCTGATGCATAGCTTATTCATCTTGATGTCTTAAATGTGCTTATATAAAAACAGAGGTAcaagctgaaataaaaccacactTACACTATCGGAAAATagagaatgtaaaaaaaaaaattgaaaaaaaccccaccaaataAGGATTGCTACCAGAAATACTTCAATTGCAGAAATGTGTAacggtgtgtgtgtgtgtgtgtttgtgtaacAAACTAAATAACCAATCCCACGTAGTTTCTATACAGATTGTTCTGCTGGGCATTTCTTCTAATTATTTTCCCATGAAACTGGAAATCTACCATAACAGATGTATCACAAGCATTACAGAACTGTGAACCAAGACATGAAGTCTTTTCCGTTGCTACTGCTGGAAATACCTCAGCATATCCCAtgacaaagatttaaaaaatggtaCAAAAACTGATAGGACAAATTTCACAAGTGCTTTTGAGAAAGGCAGGACCATCAAGAGAAACAGAGGCTCTCAAGGAGAACTGGCCAAATGCACAGCCATGATTAGGAGTCATGAGCACATGGTTACAAAAGCTTCAGGTTCCCTCTCTGGTTCACAACTGCTCAGCATGCAGTGGCTGCATTTGTTCAGAGCTGTGTCAAGGGCTGGACAAGATGGGTACCCTGAATGGAAGAACATGCCCCTAAGCCAAGCCAGTAGCTGTTGCTTCTGCAGAAAATTTGGTTCCAGAAAAGGGTTTACACCTTTCTGGTGAAGTATCTAGGAGGAGGGAAGTATTGTGGAAATCTAGAAGGGGGGTTAGGAGAGGGTGGATGCTTTCAGTGAGAAAATGTCTCGCTAAATCTCTTAGCACATCACATGCTGAGCTTTCTAGAATAGTTATGCAGAAGTGTTATGAAGGGAATTTCCACGTGTTGAGTATCTCTGAGAGCTTGCCTCTATCTCTGGGAAATAAGCTCTGGAAAGAATCAGATCCTATTTGAAGACCTCATTGAATCAAtaccacatgaaaaaaaccacgAGGCTTATAGACTACTTATAAATATACCTGCCACTGCTTTTGCACTCAGCTAATCAGATATCACTTCATTATTCATGACAATGCTTCATACTATCTTTGCAAATCTTCTGTGCAGATAAGGAAGTGTCACAACTCTATTAGGGAAACATGCAGCAACATCCACAAGTCAAGAGTAGTCAAGCAGTACAAAGCACATTCAAGAGAAAAGAATTGGTCCCTGTTGGAAAATGATCACTGttgcagtttttatttcagtaaggCTATTAAACTGCACAAAGACAGCAAAgtgagaaaatgcaaaatgtggACATAtgattttctttgtggtttcattaagcttttttaaaagttactaattttttgtctggtttgggACGGGGAGAGGGCGGCAGTGATTTTCAAGGAGTATGTACTGGTGTGAGATGGAGGCAGAGAAGTTTGTGCCTGATTTCTAAAGCTTGCAACTGCATATAAAGTGTTAGGATCCAAGTGCAGAGTAAAAACAACAGGTAGGTCCATCTTTACGAAACAGGCAGAACAATTATACCACAGACTGCTGAGTTCAGCTGATCTGCTCTAGTACTGATAGAAAGAGAATGCCTCTATTTGCGAGTtcttcttggaagaaaaaaactgaaacacattCTTTGAAGCAGAAATAAGCGAAGAAGAAACCAAACTCACCTGTGCACTGAATGCATCAAAAATGATTTCTGCAAATTGTGAGATAATTGGGTATTTTTACATAACTCttagctgaaaataaattaaatcttttgCAGTCTTCAGATAGCAAGATGATTTTTACCTAGTGCTTCCTTATGGGTTCAGTTACATCTGTGCATACAAACTGGTAATCTAAAGTGTTTTAATAcaccttgttctttttttttttcctgtgtttgtgATGGCTGAATTACAATCACCGAGAGCTAAATTAAATCTTTACACATCCTATGAAAAACAGGCAGCCAGAGTCCAATAGTGACATTAGTGTATCTACACAAGACAACGTGCCAACCTAAATATGCCTTTATGCAACAGCCATTCATTTAATAGAAGCTGGGTGCTTTTCCAGGCACCTGAAGTCCACCAGGTACCTGCTGCACAGGAGTGCATAAcctgagcactggcacagtgAATCTGAGTGCATCCAGGGTGTACAGGAGGGACTAATTTGCTGCCCATGAGATTTGGAGTTGCTTTTTGCCTGTAGATGATGTGATGTGATATAGAGATGTGATTTGTCTGCCCCATGGCTCAAGCATACTCTGGTAAGCAATTTACTCAAAGCTTTGAGAATCCTCAAGATGCACTGGATCTGTGAGCATGCAGgtgcaaaagagaaaattaatttatctgcaGAAGAGGGGAAGGATGATGAGGACCAGTAGTAGAAGTTTCAAAGTAGTGTGCACTGACAAAGCTGTATTGAATTCAGTAGTTTTCATACAAATTATAAAATGCTGAAGGGCTGTCTGTAAGGTGAGCTACAGCTGGAGTGATATTGATGTTGTGAATGAAAGATGAGGGAAATCAGAACGTTTTAAGACACATGAGCACTGTACATAAAAACAACTCTAGAGCCATGTGGGCTGCACAGTcagaaggagaaggaacaaACCTTGGCGATGATGACTGTGGCCAATAAGAAAGCCTGTGCAGGGATGGGAACATCAAGTCAAGCTTCAAGTTGCACAACACACGATgcactgaaaaactgtttttttaagtttcaaacACATTCATAAAGCTGAGTATGGGGAACTCAGAGCTAAGTTGACTGGGGGTGCTGCACAACAGGAGGGATGCACTGACAGAGCAGTGGAGAGCCTGGGACTGATACAGAATAACTAACTACAGGGCCAAATAGAGGTGGTAATTCTTTTCATAATATGTTGATATGAGAGAATTAAtctcaacagaaaacaaaaatattaataggCAAAGAAAGTAAACACCTTCAAGCCTCAGAAAAGTTGAACTTGCCCCCAATAGAAATTTGTACAAAACATTTTGAGTAAAGATAAGGAATCTGGAACCTGAATTCACCATTCTCAGACTTTTGAGCTGGTACAACCTTGAATTGCTTCAAACTAGCAATATCCTGTCCTAAAAAAGTTCAAAATCTTGAAAACTGCCTTCCCTCACTGCAAATAGAAGCAAAGCTCAAACCTGGTTCACTTACACAGGCAAATGCAAAACTAAGATAAAATCAGTAAAActaaacctgatttttttaaaaagcaagtgtTTATTCTGAAGACAGGATTTTGACTAATCAGAGGCTCTCATCATTTGTCTGTTGCCTATGTTACTGGCTAAAGGTATATAGAGTAACCCCTCAAAAccacttttctcctcctccctccccctaCTCCTCCCCCTTCACTGCtaatatgtttttaaagacCTTGAGAGGCAGGGTAGAGGGAGCTCAGAGCCATCCTCAGGGCAGGGATGAGGACAGCTTGGCCAGAAATGGAACTTACTCAGCTTCCTCCCATGACGACAGTAACTTTCAGCTACGACTACTACTATGATGACAGCTGCCAGTACCAGCATCTGCAACAAATGTCTACTTTTCTCCCTATCCTGTATGCTGCTGTGTTCCTGGTGGGCATTGTTGGCAACTCTATCCTGATAGTAGCCTTGGTCTTCAAGAGACGGGTCCAGAGGCTGATTGATGTCTTCATCATCAACCTCGCTGCATCTGACTTCATCTTCCTCATCACGCTGCCATTCTGGGTGGACAAGGAGGCATCAGAAGGGAGCTGGAGGGTGGGGTCCTTCCTCTGTAAAGCTAGTTCCTATGTCATCTCGGTCAACATGTacagcagcatcctcctcctcacttGTATGAGTGCTGACAGATACCTTGCTATCATGCATCCCTCTGTTGCCAGACGAGTCAGAACAAGATCCTACTCCAGTGGACTCTGCATCTGTGTCTGGTTATTATCCTGCTGCTTAGGGATGCCCACCCTTTTGTCCAGAGAACTGACGAAGCAATATGGAAAGACTTACTGCACAGACAAAGCAGTGACAGAAGCCAAACAGATCATGTCACTATTGCTATTAATCCTGGCTTTCTTCTTCCCACTCTTGAGCATCTTAACCTTTTACTGCTCCATCACCAGGAAACTCTGTGCGCATTATAGGAGAGATGGGAAACATGACAAGAAACTGAGAAAATCCATCAAGATTGTCTTCATTGTAGTGGCTGCTTTTGTTATCTCCTGGGTTCCCTTCAATCTTTTCAAGCTTATGGCCATCCTTCTGGGACTCCTGAAGCAGCCTGACTGTTACCCCGACATGGTTGCCCAGCTGGGCATGAAGGTGAGCAGCCCTTTTGCTTTTGCCAATAGCTGTGCCAACCCTTTCATTTACTATTGCTTTGACAACTACATCCGCAGAGCCATGCTCCAGTGCCTCTGCCCACGGGTGAAAATCAGCACCAGTGTCAACAACTCTGATACGATGGATACTCGCCTGAGCCACTCCTTATCCAATTTTGGTGTGGGGGAGAATGCCACTAGGAAGAGGAAGAGCTCTGTATCCCTCtgagagggagctgggactgcagAATATAGCAggaaaagaataagaaagagaaagaaactgaaaaacaaaaaagagagaaatgagtATCAGACAAAACCGCCAGTGTAAAACAGGGAGCGGTTTGGGTGGGAAGAACATTGCTTCCCTTTAAAAGGAGATAAATGGAATAGGACACCTTAACCACAGAATTACTGTTTTCGGTGATTGCTGTGTCACTGCACCATGTAAACCTGAAACCACTGTACTGAGAAGTATCCACAAACACTCACTCTGGAATACCAGTGCACGTACTACAAAGTACAGAAAGGAATAATGTAATTCTGTCGAAGCTGTTCCAAGTCAAGCTTTGAACTTAAATGTATATAGGTTTTTATTCTGCTCAgagcaagaaaaacaacagaacagaAGTGTTTCTTCTTTGGTTCCTAGCTCACCCACAGACAAGTCACAATGTCCTCAAACCCACCTGATAAATTTTGGTGTTTTGAAGGTTTTCTGAATTCAGAAATGTGATGTTTTAATGAATCTCTGTGTTACTAATTCTCATAACTTAAGTCTTGTGCATTTTCATTAAGTATAATCTTCTTGACTATGGCattaaatcttaattttaatCACAATAAAGTTCTAGCCCTtgtgatttcagaaaaaaagataacttgAAGGCAGAGAAACCTaacacaattaaaataaatccttcatTTAATCCTTTTCctaaccaaaccaaacacaaaatccacccatgctttttaaattttggggggaggggatCTGATAGAATATCCAACTGCTTCCTTTATCCTATAATAGTACAGCTGTGTGCCATTAGAAGTCCAGGTCTACATAGTATAGCTGCAACCTGTTTATGAAAAGACCTGCAGTGGGGCTACTTTCTCCCACTGTAGTCACAGTCAAATGCAAATGTGCCTCAAATGTAAAGTTAGCCAGAGTTTCACCAGCATTTGAGTGGAGTATCAGTCATGGAGAATGCTGAGAAACCTGCATGAAGGGAAGCTCACGGAAAAGGAATTGAAAAGAACgttgtttaaattaatttagagTTCAAATCTGTCAATAAAGCATCTCTATGAAGTTGGCTCATCCCTATCTAGCCATCTTTGGAAAAAGCAGAGGTCTTGCATTCAATATGCTGTGGGGAAACTATCACTTACCCACCTGGTGTCAAGTCTGGCAACTAATGAGGTGGAGAAATAGAAAAactccatatttttaaaagctgtggtCCTTCCTAGATTCACAAACTGAACAAATGTGGAACAAGGAGTTAAACAGCTTATCAGAAAACTGATGCTGACGTTTTATAAAGCTGACTACATCTATATTGTTAAATCTTTCATATCCTTTTAAATGCCAGTGATTGACAGGAATGTTTGCAAAGAAACCAGGGAGCAACGTTTTGAAGTGcagagttaaaataaaaattaaactatcCCAGCACTGGGGTGTATACCTTGGCTGTACCGCAACATCTAATATTCAGTTCTCTCTCTTGTTAAATGTTTAGCTTAATGTAAGAGTGCTTCTCATAAATATAAT contains the following coding sequences:
- the GPR15 gene encoding G-protein coupled receptor 15; translated protein: MRTAWPEMELTQLPPMTTVTFSYDYYYDDSCQYQHLQQMSTFLPILYAAVFLVGIVGNSILIVALVFKRRVQRLIDVFIINLAASDFIFLITLPFWVDKEASEGSWRVGSFLCKASSYVISVNMYSSILLLTCMSADRYLAIMHPSVARRVRTRSYSSGLCICVWLLSCCLGMPTLLSRELTKQYGKTYCTDKAVTEAKQIMSLLLLILAFFFPLLSILTFYCSITRKLCAHYRRDGKHDKKLRKSIKIVFIVVAAFVISWVPFNLFKLMAILLGLLKQPDCYPDMVAQLGMKVSSPFAFANSCANPFIYYCFDNYIRRAMLQCLCPRVKISTSVNNSDTMDTRLSHSLSNFGVGENATRKRKSSVSL